From Neisseria musculi, the proteins below share one genomic window:
- a CDS encoding ComEA family DNA-binding protein — MKLYLLGILSAITPTLLLAAVNINTATAEELKALPGIGPSKAAAIVEYRSQNGSFKSVDDLKNVKGIGEGILSKLREEATVEGKAAGKAQPAVKKPAK, encoded by the coding sequence CTGAAACTTTATTTATTGGGTATCTTGAGCGCGATAACCCCGACGCTGTTGCTGGCGGCGGTAAACATCAACACGGCAACGGCGGAGGAGCTGAAGGCGCTGCCGGGGATAGGGCCCTCGAAGGCTGCCGCGATAGTGGAGTACCGCAGTCAGAACGGCAGCTTTAAAAGCGTGGACGATTTGAAGAATGTGAAAGGGATAGGCGAAGGGATTCTGTCCAAGTTGAGGGAGGAAGCAACGGTAGAGGGCAAAGCAGCGGGGAAAGCGCAGCCGGCAGTGAAGAAACCGGCCAAGTAG